One Megamonas hypermegale genomic window carries:
- a CDS encoding polysaccharide biosynthesis/export family protein, with protein MYKKVIVTTAMLSMLAATSFAADKTDDDTLYMGLNTVPIEVGADDTAVFKPAAITSISDYNHQYRLYKYDVISVRIIGFRDAQGLDNIMIGTDGYVNLPYAGSVKLAGLTLEEAKAVLMQKFSKYLKIPDMSVMVTSYGPRKVQVLGEVNNPGTVELASDDMNVTNAISKAGWVTTYGRIKKAQVIRIIDGTMYIKEANIKNYIEKHDITQNLALEDGDIVFIPKSNKIDYKQDILPLLNIYTTYKAITD; from the coding sequence ATGTATAAGAAAGTAATAGTGACAACAGCAATGTTATCCATGTTGGCGGCAACATCTTTTGCAGCTGATAAGACTGATGATGATACATTGTATATGGGATTGAATACTGTACCGATAGAAGTGGGCGCGGATGATACTGCCGTTTTTAAACCAGCAGCTATAACTTCTATATCGGATTATAATCATCAATATCGTTTATATAAATATGATGTTATATCAGTGCGCATAATCGGCTTTAGAGATGCGCAAGGTTTAGATAATATCATGATAGGTACAGATGGCTATGTAAATCTGCCATATGCTGGTTCTGTAAAGCTTGCTGGACTTACATTAGAAGAAGCAAAAGCAGTGCTGATGCAGAAATTCAGCAAGTATTTAAAGATACCAGATATGTCAGTTATGGTTACTTCTTATGGACCACGTAAAGTTCAAGTATTAGGCGAAGTTAATAATCCAGGAACGGTAGAACTTGCTTCTGATGATATGAATGTGACGAATGCCATATCTAAAGCTGGCTGGGTTACAACGTATGGTCGCATAAAAAAAGCGCAAGTAATTCGCATAATTGATGGCACTATGTATATAAAGGAAGCTAATATTAAAAATTACATTGAAAAACATGATATCACACAGAATTTAGCTTTAGAAGATGGCGATATTGTATTTATTCCTAAATCCAATAAAATCGATTATAAACAAGATATTTTGCCACTTCTCAATATTTATACTACTTATAAGGCAATTACAGATTAA